One window of the Brevibacterium limosum genome contains the following:
- the mobF gene encoding MobF family relaxase produces MSITYYLEHAATGDGVCGDLTSYYTEAKAPPGHWLGSGLSGLAGLSVGQEVTEADARSIFEKVEDPVTGRSLGRALMKSTSAPAGTVTPSGHAAKRDREGVAGFDLTFSPPKSVSAVWALAGPELQGRLYSAHRQAMLETVEWMEANVIQSRAGHGGVAHVDVAGVIASAFDHWDSRAGDPQLHTHLVISNRVQRVSDQSWVTLDSYTLHRHVVAISEMYNSLLFDRLAEAAGTVAESRTDVDLDINTLIEEAEGGQPSGEYEPPNRVELAGVPDELIEEFSNRSVLIRQRKDELIAAFIDEYGRQPTAREVLVIRQQATLENRPDKDTIENVTLPEKLSWWRQRTIDSGIDPESVVRNAVGHHVRTVTADMVTDPVRDRLASWALTDASLRRTTFTRANVRASAERVLRLVRCPTASDRQELVDQVVAKALAKAVSLTPDRSIAPDGPDTTVAAGDRSVFDHQEHAGVYTTEAVMTDEDHLISRVTETGAPNLSSHPEHVRTLENWRTADGHALSPDQLAASKNVLASEAGISAVIGPAGTGKSTTMGAMSATWHSVHGPGTVIGLAPSAVAAGVLGDEIGVETDNVAKWLYESVGEGAARRAARVADQEQRLDALTAQLSKIPHHRRTNLVKVIEALQVKLAADYAAQAQYAFQSDQLIIIDEASMVSTANLAEISRQAERAGAKILLVGDPAQLEAVDAGGFLGHVERHLEHSKLDMIWRFRNEWEKAASLKLRDGDVDVVDQYAEEGRIHGRPDTDATDSAYLAWKADVGRGRESILIASDNQTVAELNARAHADRAEAGEVNVEHTVTLRADVAAGVGDVVLARRNDRSLRDSDGAFVANGTRLTITDIRPDGSAVASVNSGAESMPSIVLDADYLASSVELGYATTAHRSQGVTVDSGHCVVTPKLSRELFYVAMTRGKDDNHAYVDFDNPGSPTPEDWRMQLTAQALDDEGEVLDDPSFYIKSVVARSTAERSAHEVRDAELGWANDVGRLCHEAAYMGWAAKLTRTRQWLDDTLSDDARVEVMASPQWQQLIHADPACTHNGVLVGDVTVESIVEQCQKPDSPSMTGPASMVVAVDPETPEQYRIWNQLQADLVDQVAARRAVLERDQPDWYVALTHEFQDSANHREVVNAAIIWRAVSDQTEADTFAGKEPPRGDYLRPYWDRLQVAVTAQAAQRPEDIELGQASIPLPTVEPIDWTGAQPRREWPALRPRHQPISEADLHTTSTSSSGPSTAVGFDR; encoded by the coding sequence ATGTCCATCACCTACTACCTCGAGCACGCTGCGACCGGCGACGGGGTGTGCGGGGATCTCACGTCCTACTACACGGAGGCCAAGGCCCCGCCCGGTCACTGGCTTGGGTCTGGCCTGTCCGGTCTGGCTGGGCTGTCGGTCGGTCAGGAGGTGACCGAGGCCGATGCCCGGTCGATTTTCGAGAAGGTCGAAGATCCCGTGACCGGCCGGTCACTGGGGCGGGCGTTGATGAAGTCGACATCGGCTCCCGCTGGAACGGTCACACCGTCCGGTCATGCCGCCAAGCGTGACCGGGAAGGTGTGGCCGGTTTCGATCTGACCTTCTCGCCGCCGAAGTCGGTCTCGGCCGTATGGGCTTTGGCTGGCCCTGAGCTCCAGGGGCGACTCTATTCGGCCCACCGGCAGGCGATGCTCGAGACGGTGGAGTGGATGGAGGCCAATGTCATCCAGTCTCGAGCTGGTCATGGTGGAGTCGCCCACGTAGATGTGGCCGGGGTGATCGCTTCAGCGTTCGATCACTGGGACTCTCGTGCTGGTGATCCTCAGCTGCACACTCATCTGGTGATCTCCAATCGTGTGCAACGGGTTTCGGATCAGTCGTGGGTGACTTTGGATTCATACACTCTGCACCGGCACGTCGTGGCGATCTCGGAGATGTACAACAGTCTCTTGTTCGACCGGCTCGCCGAAGCGGCAGGCACGGTGGCTGAATCCCGTACAGATGTTGATCTCGACATCAACACACTCATCGAGGAGGCCGAGGGTGGCCAGCCCAGCGGCGAATACGAGCCACCGAATCGGGTTGAGCTTGCCGGTGTGCCCGACGAGCTCATCGAAGAGTTCTCTAATCGGTCCGTGCTCATCCGACAACGCAAGGACGAGCTGATCGCAGCGTTCATCGATGAGTACGGTCGCCAACCGACCGCGCGGGAGGTTCTCGTCATCCGGCAGCAGGCCACCCTGGAGAACCGTCCGGACAAGGACACCATCGAGAACGTCACTCTGCCGGAGAAGCTGTCGTGGTGGCGGCAGCGGACGATAGATTCCGGTATCGACCCGGAGTCGGTAGTCCGTAACGCGGTTGGCCACCATGTGCGGACAGTGACCGCGGACATGGTGACCGACCCTGTCCGTGACCGCCTGGCGTCGTGGGCGCTGACCGATGCTTCTCTGCGTAGGACGACTTTCACTCGCGCCAATGTGCGGGCCTCGGCCGAGCGGGTGCTGCGTTTGGTGAGGTGTCCGACCGCGTCCGACCGGCAGGAACTTGTTGACCAGGTAGTGGCCAAGGCTTTGGCCAAGGCGGTGTCGTTGACGCCTGACCGGTCAATCGCGCCGGACGGTCCGGACACGACGGTCGCTGCCGGTGACCGGTCCGTGTTCGACCACCAGGAGCACGCTGGCGTGTACACCACTGAGGCGGTCATGACCGATGAGGACCATCTCATCTCACGGGTGACCGAGACCGGGGCACCGAACTTGTCCTCTCATCCTGAGCATGTGCGCACCCTCGAGAACTGGCGCACTGCAGACGGTCATGCCCTGTCGCCTGATCAGTTGGCGGCGTCAAAGAACGTGCTGGCGTCTGAGGCGGGGATATCGGCAGTCATCGGCCCGGCAGGGACCGGGAAGTCGACGACGATGGGGGCGATGAGCGCGACCTGGCATTCGGTCCATGGCCCGGGCACGGTCATCGGCCTGGCCCCGTCGGCGGTGGCTGCCGGTGTTCTTGGCGATGAGATCGGTGTTGAGACCGACAATGTGGCGAAATGGTTGTACGAAAGCGTCGGTGAAGGTGCTGCTCGCAGAGCTGCCCGCGTAGCTGACCAAGAGCAGCGTCTGGATGCCCTCACGGCGCAGCTGTCGAAGATTCCCCATCATCGGCGGACGAATCTGGTCAAGGTCATCGAGGCCTTGCAGGTGAAACTTGCTGCCGACTACGCGGCTCAGGCCCAGTACGCGTTTCAGTCCGATCAGTTGATCATCATTGACGAGGCTTCGATGGTGTCGACGGCGAACCTGGCAGAGATCTCTCGGCAGGCCGAACGTGCCGGAGCGAAGATCCTCCTGGTCGGTGATCCGGCTCAGCTCGAGGCCGTTGATGCGGGTGGGTTCCTTGGCCACGTCGAACGTCATCTGGAGCATTCGAAGCTCGATATGATCTGGCGTTTCCGCAATGAGTGGGAGAAGGCGGCGTCTTTGAAGTTGCGTGATGGTGATGTCGATGTGGTCGACCAGTACGCCGAGGAGGGCCGCATTCATGGTCGCCCTGACACTGACGCGACTGACAGTGCGTATCTGGCGTGGAAGGCCGACGTCGGCCGCGGCCGGGAGTCCATTCTCATTGCCTCAGACAATCAGACTGTGGCAGAGCTGAATGCTCGCGCTCATGCCGACCGGGCCGAGGCCGGAGAGGTCAATGTTGAACACACCGTGACTCTGCGAGCCGATGTGGCGGCCGGAGTCGGTGATGTCGTTCTGGCCCGCCGCAATGACCGATCGTTGAGAGATTCCGATGGTGCGTTCGTGGCTAATGGCACCCGGTTGACGATCACGGACATCCGGCCAGACGGGTCTGCTGTCGCCAGTGTCAACTCCGGAGCCGAGTCCATGCCGTCGATTGTTCTCGACGCTGACTATCTCGCGTCCTCGGTCGAGCTGGGGTATGCGACCACTGCTCACCGCAGTCAGGGCGTGACCGTGGACAGTGGGCACTGTGTGGTGACACCGAAGCTGAGTCGTGAGTTGTTCTATGTGGCGATGACTCGCGGTAAGGACGACAATCACGCCTACGTGGATTTCGACAATCCTGGTAGTCCCACGCCGGAGGATTGGCGGATGCAGCTGACGGCACAGGCTCTTGATGATGAGGGTGAAGTCCTCGACGATCCGAGCTTCTACATCAAATCGGTGGTTGCCCGGTCCACGGCGGAACGGTCTGCCCACGAAGTCCGCGATGCCGAACTTGGGTGGGCCAATGACGTGGGTCGGCTCTGCCACGAGGCTGCCTATATGGGGTGGGCGGCGAAGTTGACCCGGACCAGACAGTGGCTCGATGACACTCTGTCCGACGATGCGCGAGTTGAGGTAATGGCGTCACCGCAGTGGCAGCAGCTCATTCACGCCGATCCGGCCTGCACCCATAACGGAGTCCTTGTCGGCGATGTCACTGTGGAATCGATTGTGGAGCAGTGTCAGAAGCCTGATTCGCCGTCAATGACTGGCCCGGCAAGCATGGTCGTGGCTGTTGATCCCGAAACCCCTGAACAGTATCGAATCTGGAATCAGTTGCAGGCGGATCTCGTTGACCAGGTTGCGGCCCGACGTGCTGTCCTTGAACGCGACCAGCCCGACTGGTACGTCGCTTTGACCCACGAGTTCCAGGACTCTGCGAATCATCGCGAGGTCGTCAACGCTGCCATCATTTGGCGTGCAGTCTCGGACCAGACTGAAGCCGACACCTTCGCTGGCAAGGAGCCGCCTCGCGGAGACTACCTACGGCCGTACTGGGATCGCCTTCAAGTTGCTGTCACGGCCCAGGCCGCGCAGAGGCCAGAGGACATCGAACTCGGCCAAGCTTCGATACCCCTTCCTACTGTTGAGCCCATTGACTGGACCGGTGCTCAGCCACGACGGGAATGGCCCGCACTTCGTCCACGCCATCAACCGATCTCCGAGGCTGACCTGCACACCACGTCAACTAGCTCTTCGGGTCCGTCCACGGCCGTCGGGTTCGACCGCTGA
- a CDS encoding DUF3644 domain-containing protein yields the protein MVARKTKQYVETAVESLTLAIELFNRPSPTGREHATVMMAAHAFEMLLKAAIYEQRKRVKFSGSDRSFDFGKCITVAETSLGVIDEGDRVVLLALKDDRDTATHDVIVMSDDVLWLHLRSAVTIFRKVLLGLTGQDLTDVMPGRVLPVSATPPTDVGLVVGKEAEQIAELLRPGKRRSAEARARLLPLMSLDRAARGETEPPTEAEISRALRGFKESSDWKLAFPGVVGLQLVGSPRPSDQVQEISLRIDPKRGEVPIRPAREGEEAAAYREVDTFDRYSLKLSKLGEKLGLTRHQAYAVVHHLDLKSDPACYRCKTTPKGNIAWQGLSNRALERAQKALDDGLDVDAAVVKYNSHNARKAKKKH from the coding sequence ATGGTCGCGCGAAAGACGAAGCAGTACGTCGAGACGGCTGTCGAATCGCTGACCCTGGCCATCGAGCTGTTCAATCGGCCGAGCCCGACAGGCCGCGAGCACGCGACGGTCATGATGGCCGCCCACGCTTTCGAGATGCTGTTGAAGGCCGCGATCTATGAGCAACGGAAGAGGGTTAAGTTCTCCGGCAGTGATCGTTCCTTCGACTTCGGTAAGTGCATCACCGTCGCGGAGACATCGTTGGGCGTCATCGACGAAGGAGACCGAGTCGTGCTGCTCGCTCTCAAGGATGATCGGGACACCGCGACTCACGATGTCATAGTGATGAGCGATGACGTGCTGTGGCTGCACTTGCGGTCAGCTGTGACGATCTTTCGCAAGGTGCTCCTCGGCCTCACCGGCCAGGATCTCACCGATGTGATGCCCGGGCGGGTGCTCCCCGTGTCGGCAACCCCTCCCACCGACGTCGGCCTCGTAGTAGGCAAGGAGGCCGAGCAAATCGCGGAGCTTCTACGTCCCGGCAAACGGCGTAGCGCCGAGGCAAGGGCGCGCCTGCTGCCTCTTATGTCCCTCGACCGTGCGGCCCGTGGGGAAACGGAGCCGCCGACCGAGGCCGAAATCAGTCGCGCCTTGCGGGGGTTTAAGGAGAGCTCTGACTGGAAGTTAGCGTTCCCTGGCGTTGTTGGTCTGCAGCTCGTTGGGTCGCCACGCCCTTCGGATCAGGTCCAGGAGATCAGTCTCAGGATCGACCCCAAGCGAGGGGAGGTGCCTATTCGGCCAGCGCGCGAGGGCGAAGAAGCTGCCGCATACCGTGAGGTCGACACCTTCGACCGGTACTCGCTCAAGCTGAGCAAGCTGGGGGAGAAGCTGGGACTGACGCGGCACCAGGCGTATGCCGTGGTTCATCACCTCGATCTCAAATCAGATCCGGCGTGCTACAGGTGCAAGACGACCCCCAAGGGGAACATCGCATGGCAGGGTCTGAGCAATCGCGCCCTGGAACGCGCACAGAAGGCGTTGGACGACGGGCTGGACGTCGACGCAGCGGTCGTGAAGTACAACTCTCACAACGCCAGGAAGGCGAAGAAGAAGCACTAA
- a CDS encoding CPBP family intramembrane glutamic endopeptidase, whose product MSAANSLDEASRPFGAQLTMRWWVPILLTVLVVGATYALQALFLSAAAIIEVGLWGKDPHDATLTPLTYLATNLAIILLAPLTLMVLRLATKTPWRSVMTTIRRFSWRRLGSYTLLFAGLMIFLNVILALVHPSPGSAFQVTGTTTLLLAVVLLTTPLQAAAEEITFRGVLTASYASWIRAARPTLIVGISLSTLLFALLHTSSDPWMFLNYLGLGASTALIALLGRGLEASIAFHAMNNVFAMAIGSLFAFGGGISQDRSAGAAGPYMLLFILAQAIAVVLVWRIEKRRTHDSETGRAELRLAAQ is encoded by the coding sequence ATGTCTGCTGCGAACAGCCTGGACGAGGCTTCCCGTCCCTTCGGTGCTCAGCTCACGATGCGCTGGTGGGTGCCCATTCTGCTGACCGTCCTCGTAGTCGGAGCCACCTACGCGCTGCAGGCACTGTTCCTCTCCGCCGCCGCGATCATCGAGGTGGGCCTGTGGGGCAAGGACCCCCACGATGCCACCCTGACACCACTGACCTATCTGGCGACGAACCTCGCGATCATCCTGTTGGCTCCGCTGACGCTCATGGTCCTGCGACTGGCGACGAAGACGCCGTGGCGCAGCGTCATGACCACCATCCGCCGGTTCTCCTGGCGCCGGCTCGGAAGCTATACGCTGCTGTTTGCGGGGCTGATGATCTTCCTCAACGTAATCCTCGCCCTCGTTCACCCCTCTCCCGGTTCGGCCTTCCAGGTCACCGGAACGACGACCCTGCTGCTGGCAGTCGTGCTGCTGACCACTCCGCTTCAGGCCGCCGCTGAGGAGATCACCTTCCGGGGAGTGCTCACGGCATCGTACGCGTCGTGGATCCGTGCCGCGCGTCCGACGCTCATCGTCGGAATCAGCCTGTCGACCCTGCTGTTCGCGCTCCTGCACACGAGTTCGGATCCGTGGATGTTCCTCAACTACCTCGGGCTCGGTGCGAGCACGGCTCTCATAGCGCTGCTCGGTCGTGGCTTGGAGGCGTCCATTGCGTTCCACGCGATGAACAACGTCTTCGCCATGGCGATCGGTTCGCTCTTCGCCTTCGGCGGAGGGATCAGCCAGGACCGTTCGGCCGGTGCCGCAGGACCGTACATGCTGCTGTTCATCCTCGCCCAGGCGATCGCTGTAGTGCTGGTGTGGAGGATCGAGAAGAGGCGGACGCATGACTCCGAAACGGGGAGGGCAGAGCTCCGCTTAGCCGCGCAGTGA
- a CDS encoding glutaredoxin domain-containing protein — protein sequence MPTITVWSKPGCVQCNATTRTLNHENVPYTENDLTDPKHRQQLEAFVAQGFREAPIVQTPTDTWSGFRPDKLSTVVAHHRAATPSPAVSVDGPHVA from the coding sequence ATGCCCACCATCACCGTGTGGTCCAAACCAGGATGCGTGCAATGCAACGCAACGACACGCACTCTCAACCACGAGAATGTGCCCTACACCGAAAACGACCTCACCGACCCGAAGCATCGACAACAGCTCGAGGCGTTCGTCGCTCAAGGTTTCCGTGAAGCACCGATCGTGCAGACTCCCACCGATACGTGGTCGGGTTTCAGACCGGACAAGCTGTCCACCGTCGTGGCCCATCACCGGGCAGCAACGCCCAGCCCGGCCGTTTCGGTCGATGGTCCGCACGTCGCCTGA
- a CDS encoding peptidoglycan DD-metalloendopeptidase family protein, whose product MLILVRKLGPVLGALAFVTAIITIALFVAILAVFAPVNDSGGSGAAAAPVCTPGEGPGEVQIPDEYIDFVEDASSVSGVAVAILGAQLQQESGWNPKAVSPVGAKGLAQFMPGTWATFGEGGDPFDPEDAIAAQGRYMKYLFDFMEPHNRGDDEYHVKLILAGYNAGQGAVASYDYDLDKMFNDPAKPDYKNQTQHYVEVITDAAAGNYTTGCTDGGGGAGDVVFPLPKGSWTKTSDYKSPHRPGHRGIDYGAQCYVTDLYAVTDGTIVRTGSASGFGQWIVMTSSYDDVDFVYGHMSDSTDFVAPGEKVTAGTKIATVGTEGRSTGCHLHFETWNGGRFGGTETNPGTWLKDNNAEELEQGK is encoded by the coding sequence ATGCTCATCCTCGTTCGCAAGCTCGGACCCGTCCTCGGGGCGCTGGCCTTTGTTACCGCGATCATCACCATCGCCTTGTTCGTGGCGATCCTGGCTGTCTTCGCTCCCGTTAATGACTCCGGCGGCTCTGGTGCCGCTGCCGCCCCGGTCTGCACTCCCGGCGAGGGACCGGGCGAAGTGCAGATCCCCGACGAATACATCGATTTCGTCGAAGACGCCTCCAGCGTCTCAGGTGTCGCGGTCGCGATCCTCGGTGCCCAGCTTCAACAGGAATCCGGATGGAACCCCAAAGCCGTCTCCCCGGTCGGTGCCAAAGGTCTGGCGCAATTCATGCCCGGGACGTGGGCGACGTTCGGTGAGGGCGGGGACCCGTTCGACCCCGAAGACGCAATCGCTGCCCAGGGCCGGTACATGAAGTACCTCTTCGACTTCATGGAACCCCACAACCGCGGAGACGACGAATACCACGTCAAACTCATCCTTGCTGGATACAACGCCGGACAAGGAGCCGTCGCATCCTATGACTACGACCTCGACAAGATGTTCAACGACCCCGCCAAACCCGACTACAAGAACCAAACTCAGCACTACGTCGAAGTCATCACAGACGCGGCTGCGGGCAACTACACCACCGGCTGCACCGATGGCGGCGGCGGGGCCGGAGATGTCGTGTTTCCCCTGCCCAAGGGCTCCTGGACCAAGACCTCCGACTACAAGAGCCCGCACCGGCCAGGACACCGCGGAATCGATTACGGGGCGCAGTGCTATGTCACCGACCTCTACGCCGTCACCGATGGCACGATCGTTCGCACCGGCAGTGCTTCCGGTTTCGGGCAGTGGATCGTGATGACGTCGAGCTACGACGACGTGGACTTCGTATACGGGCACATGTCGGACTCCACTGACTTCGTCGCACCCGGAGAGAAAGTCACGGCCGGAACGAAGATCGCCACAGTCGGTACCGAGGGCCGCTCTACCGGATGCCACCTGCACTTCGAAACGTGGAACGGCGGACGGTTCGGCGGCACGGAGACCAATCCCGGCACCTGGCTCAAAGACAACAATGCCGAAGAACTCGAACAAGGCAAGTGA
- a CDS encoding metal-dependent hydrolase family protein, translating into MKRATGSDDRESRTAAAYLPTTPDGADRLILRGARLIDGTGGEVVADAEIEVDGGRIVYAGPARRCDESAEGGRRDEPTVTVVDLTGKTILPGFIDAHVHLGLSIEDQPAEAARFDSERVFRMGLRANQTLMAGVTTVRDLGGIDRGVRDAVEAGLIRGPRMHIAVVPLSPTGGHTDFTLPNGRPVPMGLPMDPIIDTDDDVRRMVRLLVRGGADVVKVCTTGGVSSPTDTPDDIGVPEEHVRLIVAETAKRSHQPVAAHAQGAEGIKAAIRGGAASIEHGYGIDDEGIDLMLEHGTFLVPTLTSALRVPDPRDVPAYLYEKKAQWSAIARERVAAALEAGVRTALGTDAGVCPHGQNLWEPVHAVELGLNPMEAIVAGTRSAAELLRLDGDIGTLEAGRLADLIIVDFDPITDITPLAEPDNVKAILQGGVLVKDSDSWFPDPPKRALISP; encoded by the coding sequence GTGAAGCGCGCCACTGGAAGTGATGACAGGGAGTCCCGCACGGCGGCTGCCTACCTTCCCACCACGCCTGACGGCGCCGACCGACTCATCCTCCGGGGCGCCAGGCTCATCGACGGCACCGGCGGTGAGGTTGTCGCCGACGCCGAGATCGAGGTCGACGGCGGACGCATCGTCTACGCAGGCCCCGCCCGCCGATGTGACGAGTCCGCGGAAGGCGGCAGGCGCGACGAGCCGACTGTCACTGTCGTCGATCTGACCGGCAAGACCATCCTGCCGGGGTTCATCGATGCGCATGTCCACCTGGGCCTGTCCATCGAAGACCAGCCTGCCGAGGCGGCGCGATTCGATTCCGAGCGCGTGTTCCGGATGGGGCTGCGAGCGAATCAGACTCTGATGGCCGGTGTGACGACGGTCCGCGATCTCGGCGGAATCGACCGCGGAGTCAGAGACGCCGTCGAGGCCGGCCTCATCCGAGGACCGCGCATGCACATCGCCGTCGTCCCGCTCTCCCCGACCGGCGGTCACACCGACTTCACTCTGCCCAACGGCCGGCCGGTGCCGATGGGGCTGCCGATGGACCCGATCATCGACACCGATGACGACGTTCGGCGGATGGTGAGGCTTCTCGTGCGAGGAGGGGCTGACGTCGTCAAGGTCTGCACGACCGGCGGAGTGTCGAGTCCGACGGACACCCCGGATGACATCGGTGTCCCCGAGGAGCATGTGCGACTCATCGTCGCCGAAACGGCGAAGCGTTCACACCAGCCGGTCGCCGCCCACGCCCAAGGGGCGGAAGGAATCAAGGCTGCCATCCGCGGCGGCGCCGCATCGATCGAACACGGCTACGGAATCGACGATGAAGGCATCGACCTCATGCTCGAACATGGCACGTTCCTGGTCCCCACGCTCACGAGTGCCCTGCGCGTGCCGGATCCCCGGGACGTTCCCGCTTACCTCTACGAGAAGAAGGCCCAGTGGTCGGCGATCGCCCGCGAACGCGTGGCGGCAGCGCTCGAGGCAGGGGTCCGGACGGCTCTGGGCACGGACGCCGGAGTGTGCCCGCACGGGCAGAACCTGTGGGAACCAGTCCATGCCGTCGAACTCGGGCTGAATCCGATGGAGGCTATCGTGGCCGGCACCCGCAGCGCCGCCGAACTCCTCCGTCTCGACGGCGACATCGGCACACTTGAAGCGGGCAGACTCGCGGACCTCATCATCGTCGACTTCGATCCCATCACCGACATCACGCCGCTGGCCGAACCGGACAACGTCAAAGCGATCCTCCAGGGCGGGGTACTCGTCAAAGACAGCGACTCATGGTTCCCCGACCCTCCGAAGCGAGCACTGATCTCCCCCTGA
- a CDS encoding M20 metallopeptidase family protein, which translates to MTLDFTSEARAFADDLRELRRDLHRNPEVGLDLPETQRRILRALEGLPLEITLGRGLSSIVAVLRGAHPGPTVLLRGDMDALPVVEATGLDFASANGNMHACGHDLHVSGLVGAAQLLSAHQADLSGTVAFMFQPGEEGMGGAKIMLEERMFEAIGQRPDAAYAIHVAPGPPGTFVTRPGTIMAGANTLHVTMHGSGGHSSRPEDAVDPVRPILELGQALQSMVTGSFSVFDPIVAQVTQLEAGEAVNVIPASAKLGASVRTLSHETTRKFPELAARQAESIAAAHGCTAEVVWTEQYPVTVNDGDEAAFALAALTDRFGVERVVQVPDPLMGSEDFSFVLEQVPGAFVFFFVSPEGIDPETAAINHSPEVLFDDAHLPDQAAALATLAWERSLRG; encoded by the coding sequence GTGACACTCGATTTCACCAGCGAAGCCCGCGCCTTTGCCGACGATCTGCGCGAACTGCGCCGCGATCTCCATCGCAATCCCGAAGTCGGCCTCGACCTGCCGGAGACGCAACGACGCATTCTCCGCGCCCTCGAAGGACTGCCGCTCGAGATCACCCTCGGTCGGGGACTCAGCTCGATCGTCGCTGTCCTGCGGGGAGCACACCCCGGCCCGACAGTGCTGCTGCGCGGGGACATGGACGCTCTGCCCGTCGTCGAGGCGACCGGACTCGATTTCGCGTCGGCGAACGGAAACATGCACGCCTGCGGACACGATCTCCATGTCTCGGGACTCGTCGGAGCCGCACAGCTGCTGTCCGCCCATCAGGCCGACCTCTCAGGGACCGTGGCCTTCATGTTCCAACCCGGCGAAGAGGGCATGGGCGGGGCGAAGATCATGCTCGAAGAACGGATGTTCGAAGCCATCGGGCAGAGGCCCGACGCCGCCTACGCGATCCACGTGGCCCCGGGACCGCCGGGAACCTTCGTGACCAGACCGGGCACGATCATGGCTGGAGCGAATACGCTGCACGTGACCATGCACGGCAGCGGCGGACACAGCTCGCGACCGGAAGACGCCGTCGACCCGGTCCGTCCGATCCTCGAACTCGGACAGGCCCTGCAGTCGATGGTCACCGGATCATTCAGCGTCTTCGACCCCATCGTCGCCCAGGTGACCCAGCTGGAGGCAGGAGAAGCCGTCAACGTCATCCCCGCCTCGGCGAAACTCGGGGCCTCCGTGCGCACTCTCTCCCACGAGACGACGCGGAAGTTCCCCGAACTCGCCGCACGGCAGGCTGAGTCGATCGCGGCAGCACACGGGTGCACGGCCGAGGTGGTCTGGACCGAGCAGTACCCCGTCACGGTCAATGACGGGGACGAAGCCGCCTTCGCATTGGCCGCACTGACCGATCGATTCGGCGTCGAGCGAGTGGTGCAGGTCCCGGACCCGCTCATGGGGTCCGAGGACTTCTCCTTCGTGCTCGAGCAGGTGCCCGGTGCCTTCGTGTTCTTCTTCGTGTCACCCGAAGGCATCGATCCGGAGACGGCTGCGATCAATCATTCACCCGAGGTTCTGTTCGACGATGCTCACCTCCCCGACCAGGCAGCCGCGCTCGCGACCTTGGCCTGGGAGCGGTCACTGCGCGGCTAA
- a CDS encoding tyrosine-type recombinase/integrase has product MPANPTLNRKHTKLLAGYTTSLAAYNAASTVEIREYYLRRFMLWAQAEGHANVLKLGLQDLMTWLAKHIGPSISTKRSGRAALTTFYRWATDVEHTKANPSSKLPPIRSSRGVPNPCPNDVIAQGLSRCTRPKDVLMILFGELQGMRAGEIAQSHSDDVLLATRQLRILGKGNKERIVPLHPLLLEILPTFPAGYFFPSALNATGHMLNRSIGRRIRHLLGYQKGRHAHSLRHKFAVDALELNHDILALRDLLGHANVATTQIYTKASTARLEAMVTALPEPPGRRARLTQLRYELTD; this is encoded by the coding sequence TTGCCTGCAAACCCAACGCTCAATCGCAAGCACACCAAACTGCTCGCTGGCTACACCACATCACTTGCTGCTTACAACGCAGCCAGCACCGTCGAGATCCGCGAGTACTACCTCAGACGGTTCATGCTCTGGGCACAAGCCGAAGGACACGCGAACGTGCTCAAGCTTGGCCTCCAAGACCTTATGACCTGGCTGGCCAAACACATCGGCCCCTCGATCTCCACCAAACGTTCCGGCCGCGCCGCTCTCACGACCTTCTACCGGTGGGCGACCGACGTCGAGCACACCAAAGCTAACCCATCATCGAAACTGCCCCCGATCCGCAGCTCCCGCGGCGTCCCGAACCCGTGCCCTAATGACGTGATCGCGCAAGGCCTCTCCCGATGCACCCGCCCTAAAGACGTTCTGATGATCCTGTTCGGGGAACTCCAGGGTATGAGGGCTGGTGAAATCGCCCAATCACACTCAGACGATGTTCTCCTTGCCACCCGACAACTCCGGATTCTCGGAAAAGGCAACAAAGAACGAATCGTGCCCCTCCACCCGCTGCTTCTCGAAATCCTGCCAACCTTCCCGGCTGGATATTTCTTCCCCTCAGCACTCAACGCCACCGGCCACATGCTCAACCGCTCGATCGGCCGCCGTATCCGCCATCTTCTCGGATATCAAAAGGGCAGGCACGCTCACAGTCTGCGCCACAAGTTCGCCGTCGACGCGCTCGAGCTCAACCACGACATCTTGGCCCTCCGTGATCTCCTCGGCCACGCCAATGTCGCAACAACCCAGATTTACACGAAAGCCTCAACCGCCCGACTCGAGGCCATGGTCACGGCCCTTCCCGAACCACCAGGACGTCGGGCTCGTCTCACACAGCTGCGCTACGAGCTCACTGACTAA